taacatggagtaccacatgttgtatgtggagagcagaaaaagtttcaaggtcagaaaagaaaaaaaaaacttgtttttttgccgagtgccaaacaaatacactcgacaaacatatttctttgccgagtgccaaatatttacactcggcaaacatatttgtttgccaagtgtatttgtttgctgagtgtttccactaacggacactcggcaaacgtacCAACGGACGACACACGGACTAACGGTTGTCCACGTggcggtctttgccgagtgcctagcttttgccgagtgttttttttctggtttgccgagtgctaaactttgccgagtgttttttttatcttttttgccgagtgcaattattttgccgagtgtttttttaaagcactcggcaaatatcttctttaccgagtgcccaatataatgcactcggcaaacgttCTTACAGTTTCCGATAGTGTTTGAAAACCTAACCCGGCCGAGCAGCCTGCAGACTCTATAAAAGGCAGCCACCCCTGTGCTCCCAAACCATCAGTCGTCCATACTCACTACTACTCAATCGATCGATCTCCAAGTCCATCATCCACAGCTAGCAGCAGCTTGTTGACACACAGAAAGACAGAGGAGGCCAAGAGAGATAGAGAAGTCAAGAGAGTGGAACAGAGTGAGAGTTTGCTTGCATTGGATAGCTAGATAGTCAAAAACCAAGGCAAAACCAAAGCAAGGGGAGATTGCTAATGGACCGCGTGATGCAGCTGGCGTCGGAGCGTGCGGTGGTGGTGTTCACGCTGAGCAGCTGCTGCATGTGCCACACGGTGACGCGGCTGATGGCGGACCTGGGAGTGAACGCGCTGGTGCACGAGCTGGACAGCGACCCCAGGGGCAAGGACATGGAGCGCGCCCTGCACAAGATGCTGGGCGGCAGGGGCTCCGCCGTGCCCGCCGTCTTCATCGGCGGCAAGCTCGTCGGTGGCACCAACAGGGTCATGTCGCTCCACCTCGCCTGCGAGCTCGTGCCCATGCTCAAGAGCGCCGGCGCGCTCTGGTTGTAGACACCTGCGGCTGTCTGCTGATGCAGGGCCGCCTACATGCACGGTTGCGCGCGcgggaaaaataaataaagagacTAAAACAAGGGCAGGTTAGTGTGTGTGTACGTGTCAATGGCAGGTTTTTTCCGTCCTGTTCTTCTCAGTTCTGACAGGAATAACTAAGGCAAACGGGCTTGCTAGCTTCATGCATGCCTTGTATACGAGCTAGTGATCGAGCGCGAGAGATGGCGGCCTAGCTatgtttcttctttcttcttttttgatGTTTCTGTCCAAATAACTTTGCAATGGTGGTGCGTGCATGCGTGTGTACTGATCCATGCATCGCCCTTTTTTCCACGGGCTTATGAATATCATTATATATGTATATCAGAGTTTATAAGTAACCGGTATGTTCGATGACATGTGTTATGAATATAAGTAGCAAAATGGCTGTTTACacttccatcacatgcattatgtATGCATGGTGATACATCTtcgtttttaactttttttttaagaaaaaacatGGTTTTTGCTCATCCAAATATAGACGAATACTTATTTGTGTCTCTGTTCTTGCATTTTGCATTGTGTCCGTCCAATAAACTTAGTATAGTACATTAGCAATTCTTCCATCCCAGAAAACTTGATGTATTAGGATTCAAAATTTGTCcaaaaaacttaatttttttAGTTCTTGGAACTAGGTTGGAACCATATCATATCTTATATTTCTTAATTAGTATAGATCACCTTTAATAAAACTGAAGACACTTCTATCCTAAAAGTCCtaaaacataaaaaaaaaaattgggttggagggagtatatcaaaatatacAACTTCTTGGATTTTTTAGAATAACAGACGTCCCATCATGTattaaattcaatttatatcattGAGTGCTCGGTGCGTTTGACTTTTGGCCCTCAACGAAACAACAAAAAATTGTGGATTCCTCCTTTAGTTTGTTGACGACATGTACATTAATCAACATTACCATAGCATGCTCTTCACTGCCTCTAGAGACCTCATCAACTAATTTCCATTCGCCTCTTGTTGGCGAAAGTCGGCAATGAAAATCCATTAAAAAGTCTGTAAAAATACCTTGATATCTAGGGGCATCCATCGTCCACGCCCGCCACACGTATGCCTGCACCCGCATTGCTGGCTCGTGCCACCGTACTCAGATCCCAGAGGGTCAGGGGGCTCTTGCCCGCACCCATTGCAAGCACCCAACACCGTTTGTGCCTGTTGCCAGCACCCACCGTTTGTGCCTGTTGCCAGCACCCACCACCGCTTGGTTTTAACTTTACCTTTTTCCATGAGGCAAATGCTGTCCACAAAGTGCCATGATGAGGCAAATGTGCGAAGAGCTCAATGAAGACTTGTGGCCGCCTCCCCTTGTGATGGGCTTCCTCTtgacttgaagaatcatcccatgtctTGATGGTCGTAAGAGCTTCCATTCTTACTCTTCTTGCCTTCTTCATGTCCTTGGGCTTGGTCTTATTTGGACAATCCTCCACAAATTGCCTGATCTCACCGCAACAAAAACAACCCTTTCATTTGTGTTCTTCTTTGGTCGGTGAACATCATGTCTTCAATTATAATGGGCACGGCTTTGGACCGGATCTTGGAAATCATCTTCTTCACTCCGGCTATGATTTGCATGCCTTCTTCATCATCAAAGGAAGAGGTGGAAGCTTCATCTtgattatcatcatcatcttcatcttcatcttcacttgagcctGTCTCAACTTGTTTGcccatcttcttcatcttcatgtgCTCATCACATGTGAGAGCAATGCTTTGCTTGCTTGGTGAAGAGGTTTCTCGACctatcttacgtgacatttcaaatgccacaatcttgcactagtagagaaacgacttttgatccacttcgaaatttggctttagtcccagtattttttgcgcccgggactagagaaacctttagtcccggttggtagctccaaccgggactaaacctCCCTACCCAACGACTACTGCagtaggcttttgctgcaggggacctttagtcccggttggagctaccaaccgggactaaaggttaacttttactcccggttggtccctccaccaggagtaaaagtctacttccAGCTAGAGGCTCCGTCTAGGATTAgaaatggacctttagtcctggttggtgtctccaatcgggactaaaggtcccctcctatataccccttcttcctccctgagcccgagccacttcaacCTCAGTGTTTTTGCTTCATCGCcggtctctcttcttcctcatcgccggtaatcacaagatttcttcgattcttcggttctaaaggttaccaactttatactctcatatttcattagtagcatatctcattttgtggactagatatatgtggttttttatggtggattctttttatttgtaagccatttaagctcaaaatcactttaaagtttgcatatttggatgaaggaaggttaaagtagttattcaaaactagtattcagctttcatttctagcatgcatagcacacttcatggtttagagatatagataattttagagtttttttaattttatttgtttataaaatgagaaatttatattatattaaaaatgagtatagagagtagatgacaactgcttccgggtcctcggcctctcatcgggttacaaagcgactgaggctggacctccctctcattgcatgcgacaagtgtgaggagaagattgtgatggagtaccaggtgaggaaggagtgtcccaacaagggccgtatcttctacaagtgtccggatcgtaatgtgaattattttatcgcatttgatgattatggataatttatacttatttttatgatgattgtgattagagttctaattttttgttttaatttcagtgggatggcactggatgttcaggttgctactgggaggaagagtatgtt
The sequence above is drawn from the Miscanthus floridulus cultivar M001 chromosome 15, ASM1932011v1, whole genome shotgun sequence genome and encodes:
- the LOC136508760 gene encoding putative glutaredoxin-C14, which produces MDRVMQLASERAVVVFTLSSCCMCHTVTRLMADLGVNALVHELDSDPRGKDMERALHKMLGGRGSAVPAVFIGGKLVGGTNRVMSLHLACELVPMLKSAGALWL